From Rhodamnia argentea isolate NSW1041297 chromosome 10, ASM2092103v1, whole genome shotgun sequence, a single genomic window includes:
- the LOC115745777 gene encoding GDSL esterase/lipase CPRD49-like isoform X2, whose protein sequence is MVGPERPQYVLFGSSIVQFSFSNGGWGASLADLYARKADIILRGYSGWNSRGALEVLEKVFPKDAATQPSLVIVYFGGNDSMRAHPSGLGPQVPLPEYIENMRKIAIYLKSLSDCTRVIFLSAPPVNEEKIRESFSWISGKFQDIRRTNHACHVYSEACLELCREMNVKAVDLWTAIQKRDDWATACFTDGIHFSSEGSKIVVEEISRVLKEADWEPSLYWESMPTEFGEDSPC, encoded by the exons atggttgggCCAGAGAGGCCGCAGTACGTGCTGTTCGGGTCGTCCATAGTCCAGTTCAGCTTCAGCAACGGCGGATGGGGCGCTTCTCTCGCCGACTTGTACGCTCGCAAG GCAGACATAATCTTGAGGGGGTACTCCGGATGGAACTCGAGGGGCGCACTGGAAGTCCTGGAAAAAGTCTTCCCAAAG GATGCGGCCACGCAACCATCCTTGGTGATCGTCTATTTCGGCGGAAATGACTCAATGCGGGCTCACCCATCTGGTCTTGGCCCTCAAGTACCGCTTCCCGAGTACATTGAGAACATGAGGAAGATTGCCATATATCTCAAG AGCCTGTCGGATTGTACCCGCGTCATTTTTCTAAGTGCTCCACCTGTCaatgaggagaaaattcgcGAATCCTTTAG CTGGATCAGCGGGAAGTTTCAAGATATACGTCGAACAAACCACGCATGCCACGTATACTCGGAGGCCTGTTTAGAGCTGTGCAGGGAGATGAACGTCAAGGCTGTTGATCTATGGACTGCAATACAGAAGAGGGACGATTGGGCTACGGCATGCTTTAC GGATGGTATCCATTTCTCCTCGGAGGGAAGCAAGATCGTGGTGGAGGAGATATCCAGAGTCCTCAAGGAGGCTGACTGGGAACCGAGTCTTTATTGGGAGTCGATGCCCACTGAATTCGGAGAGGATTCACCTTGTTAG
- the LOC115745777 gene encoding GDSL esterase/lipase CPRD49-like isoform X5: MVGPERPQYVLFGSSIVQFSFSNGGWGASLADLYARKADIILRGYSGWNSRGALEVLEKVFPKSLSDCTRVIFLSAPPVNEEKIRESFSWISGKFQDIRRTNHACHVYSEACLELCREMNVKAVDLWTAIQKRDDWATACFTDGIHFSSEGSKIVVEEISRVLKEADWEPSLYWESMPTEFGEDSPC, translated from the exons atggttgggCCAGAGAGGCCGCAGTACGTGCTGTTCGGGTCGTCCATAGTCCAGTTCAGCTTCAGCAACGGCGGATGGGGCGCTTCTCTCGCCGACTTGTACGCTCGCAAG GCAGACATAATCTTGAGGGGGTACTCCGGATGGAACTCGAGGGGCGCACTGGAAGTCCTGGAAAAAGTCTTCCCAAAG AGCCTGTCGGATTGTACCCGCGTCATTTTTCTAAGTGCTCCACCTGTCaatgaggagaaaattcgcGAATCCTTTAG CTGGATCAGCGGGAAGTTTCAAGATATACGTCGAACAAACCACGCATGCCACGTATACTCGGAGGCCTGTTTAGAGCTGTGCAGGGAGATGAACGTCAAGGCTGTTGATCTATGGACTGCAATACAGAAGAGGGACGATTGGGCTACGGCATGCTTTAC GGATGGTATCCATTTCTCCTCGGAGGGAAGCAAGATCGTGGTGGAGGAGATATCCAGAGTCCTCAAGGAGGCTGACTGGGAACCGAGTCTTTATTGGGAGTCGATGCCCACTGAATTCGGAGAGGATTCACCTTGTTAG
- the LOC115745777 gene encoding GDSL esterase/lipase CPRD49-like isoform X4: MVGPERPQYVLFGSSIVQFSFSNGGWGASLADLYARKADIILRGYSGWNSRGALEVLEKVFPKDAATQPSLVIVYFGGNDSMRAHPSGLGPQVPLPEYIENMRKIAIYLKSLSDCTRVIFLSAPPVNEEKIRESFSGKFQDIRRTNHACHVYSEACLELCREMNVKAVDLWTAIQKRDDWATACFTDGIHFSSEGSKIVVEEISRVLKEADWEPSLYWESMPTEFGEDSPC, from the exons atggttgggCCAGAGAGGCCGCAGTACGTGCTGTTCGGGTCGTCCATAGTCCAGTTCAGCTTCAGCAACGGCGGATGGGGCGCTTCTCTCGCCGACTTGTACGCTCGCAAG GCAGACATAATCTTGAGGGGGTACTCCGGATGGAACTCGAGGGGCGCACTGGAAGTCCTGGAAAAAGTCTTCCCAAAG GATGCGGCCACGCAACCATCCTTGGTGATCGTCTATTTCGGCGGAAATGACTCAATGCGGGCTCACCCATCTGGTCTTGGCCCTCAAGTACCGCTTCCCGAGTACATTGAGAACATGAGGAAGATTGCCATATATCTCAAG AGCCTGTCGGATTGTACCCGCGTCATTTTTCTAAGTGCTCCACCTGTCaatgaggagaaaattcgcGAATCCTTTAG CGGGAAGTTTCAAGATATACGTCGAACAAACCACGCATGCCACGTATACTCGGAGGCCTGTTTAGAGCTGTGCAGGGAGATGAACGTCAAGGCTGTTGATCTATGGACTGCAATACAGAAGAGGGACGATTGGGCTACGGCATGCTTTAC GGATGGTATCCATTTCTCCTCGGAGGGAAGCAAGATCGTGGTGGAGGAGATATCCAGAGTCCTCAAGGAGGCTGACTGGGAACCGAGTCTTTATTGGGAGTCGATGCCCACTGAATTCGGAGAGGATTCACCTTGTTAG
- the LOC115745777 gene encoding GDSL esterase/lipase CPRD49-like isoform X1: protein MVGPERPQYVLFGSSIVQFSFSNGGWGASLADLYARKADIILRGYSGWNSRGALEVLEKVFPKDAATQPSLVIVYFGGNDSMRAHPSGLGPQVPLPEYIENMRKIAIYLKQSLSDCTRVIFLSAPPVNEEKIRESFSWISGKFQDIRRTNHACHVYSEACLELCREMNVKAVDLWTAIQKRDDWATACFTDGIHFSSEGSKIVVEEISRVLKEADWEPSLYWESMPTEFGEDSPC from the exons atggttgggCCAGAGAGGCCGCAGTACGTGCTGTTCGGGTCGTCCATAGTCCAGTTCAGCTTCAGCAACGGCGGATGGGGCGCTTCTCTCGCCGACTTGTACGCTCGCAAG GCAGACATAATCTTGAGGGGGTACTCCGGATGGAACTCGAGGGGCGCACTGGAAGTCCTGGAAAAAGTCTTCCCAAAG GATGCGGCCACGCAACCATCCTTGGTGATCGTCTATTTCGGCGGAAATGACTCAATGCGGGCTCACCCATCTGGTCTTGGCCCTCAAGTACCGCTTCCCGAGTACATTGAGAACATGAGGAAGATTGCCATATATCTCAAG CAGAGCCTGTCGGATTGTACCCGCGTCATTTTTCTAAGTGCTCCACCTGTCaatgaggagaaaattcgcGAATCCTTTAG CTGGATCAGCGGGAAGTTTCAAGATATACGTCGAACAAACCACGCATGCCACGTATACTCGGAGGCCTGTTTAGAGCTGTGCAGGGAGATGAACGTCAAGGCTGTTGATCTATGGACTGCAATACAGAAGAGGGACGATTGGGCTACGGCATGCTTTAC GGATGGTATCCATTTCTCCTCGGAGGGAAGCAAGATCGTGGTGGAGGAGATATCCAGAGTCCTCAAGGAGGCTGACTGGGAACCGAGTCTTTATTGGGAGTCGATGCCCACTGAATTCGGAGAGGATTCACCTTGTTAG
- the LOC115745777 gene encoding GDSL esterase/lipase CPRD49-like isoform X3, whose amino-acid sequence MVGPERPQYVLFGSSIVQFSFSNGGWGASLADLYARKADIILRGYSGWNSRGALEVLEKVFPKDAATQPSLVIVYFGGNDSMRAHPSGLGPQVPLPEYIENMRKIAIYLKQSLSDCTRVIFLSAPPVNEEKIRESFSGKFQDIRRTNHACHVYSEACLELCREMNVKAVDLWTAIQKRDDWATACFTDGIHFSSEGSKIVVEEISRVLKEADWEPSLYWESMPTEFGEDSPC is encoded by the exons atggttgggCCAGAGAGGCCGCAGTACGTGCTGTTCGGGTCGTCCATAGTCCAGTTCAGCTTCAGCAACGGCGGATGGGGCGCTTCTCTCGCCGACTTGTACGCTCGCAAG GCAGACATAATCTTGAGGGGGTACTCCGGATGGAACTCGAGGGGCGCACTGGAAGTCCTGGAAAAAGTCTTCCCAAAG GATGCGGCCACGCAACCATCCTTGGTGATCGTCTATTTCGGCGGAAATGACTCAATGCGGGCTCACCCATCTGGTCTTGGCCCTCAAGTACCGCTTCCCGAGTACATTGAGAACATGAGGAAGATTGCCATATATCTCAAG CAGAGCCTGTCGGATTGTACCCGCGTCATTTTTCTAAGTGCTCCACCTGTCaatgaggagaaaattcgcGAATCCTTTAG CGGGAAGTTTCAAGATATACGTCGAACAAACCACGCATGCCACGTATACTCGGAGGCCTGTTTAGAGCTGTGCAGGGAGATGAACGTCAAGGCTGTTGATCTATGGACTGCAATACAGAAGAGGGACGATTGGGCTACGGCATGCTTTAC GGATGGTATCCATTTCTCCTCGGAGGGAAGCAAGATCGTGGTGGAGGAGATATCCAGAGTCCTCAAGGAGGCTGACTGGGAACCGAGTCTTTATTGGGAGTCGATGCCCACTGAATTCGGAGAGGATTCACCTTGTTAG